The Engystomops pustulosus chromosome 2, aEngPut4.maternal, whole genome shotgun sequence genomic interval CAAGGAAGCAACTCTGGACTTACAGCACTCTCTTTACCCCCTTATCTTCCTCCTCTATCTTGTTGCAGGTTGTTCCCCACTGTAGGTCTGTGCTGGTCCAATGTTTGGACTgctttataatatttttacaaAGGATGTCAGCAGTACGAACCTTTATTAAGTTCTCACCATCTATTGACTTTAAATGCTGCAAGAGGAAATCCCTCCCGGCTCTGCATATCTCGGTATATCTTGGTTTTCTCTCTCTGACTGGTTCAGTAGTTGCTGTTTTGGGGATTGTACATTTTCGTTCTTACTTTCTCAATGTCACACTTTGCATTAttaattttcccttttttcttctttctgtaCACTTCATATTAAAAGTTTACTTGAATAAAAATGTTAcagaaaaaaggtaaaataaCTGAGGTGAAATTATTTTCATATTCCAAAGCCTCTGATGTGGTCCTTGGATGGATTACTCTTATCAATGAATGGAGGGCATGATAGTCTAGAATGTTGTGTGTGCAGGTACTGCTTAATCCAGATATGTCAGGACCTTCTTCAGCAGCAGGTTCTGAAGGGTGGCCAccatgggcgtaactacagcggtaacagccatagcaactgctatggggcccgcagtgtcagggggccccagcatccgaccttACACACTAAAGAATACAttaaatacatattatgctgaacaTTGTACGCCATTATATGTATACAAAAGTGCACATCATCCAAAGTACACAACATTAATTGGTATCTCAAATAAGAAATTTGGGGGGAAGAGTGAGGagacagcagaatgacaggactagtaATCTCTCCTCTCTAGTCCCTGTCATGTACTTCCCTCATGTGGTCAGTAGCTGCTGGGAAGGatctgtgtaaatgtatatatataaatgtatatatcagtgcataaatgtgtgtgtataagtgtaatactgatggattattagtgaccgattgaaagcgaaaACTGACGGATGTAAAGAaggacaaaatgatcagtgacgtcaatgcaaaattactgccgacaccctctccacccgCGCTCAGTCCTAATCAGTCGGACTGTTTGACGGCACAAGCCCTAAtttgcatggaagcagcacagctgcgccacaaaagggatcacgtgtgccacaatcccagtgcacacacttcttaaatacctgtgcaagtcacTTTAGCCTTGAAaacagtgcacagtccgacaaaagtgcaacaCGCTACCCTTCGTAAATTTTGTCTACATTAAATTTTTTGTTACTTtgacaaaatactgtatatactcgtgtataagccgagtttttcagcacaaaaaatgtgctgaaaaatgtcccctcagcttatacacgagtcaatacataacatgcatattatttaaaaaataataaacgcatatactcaccctctggtggccccgacgtgcagcgctgctcctccgatgtccgcgcgggtcctcgccaggcttccgcgcccgtcttctttcttctgctggccgccgccattgtttttctcccaggcggcgcctagtatgacatcagcagcatcagcgcgtcatactaggcgccgcctgggagaaaatCAATGGCGGTGccctacagaagaaagaagacgtgcgcggaagcctgaagaggacccgcgcggacatcgggggagcagcgctacgcatcggggccaccggagggtgagtatatacgtttatttttttttttaatgctgggctcgctgtatattactgggggcaggctgtatatgactgggggcaagctgtatactactgggggcaggctgtatataactggggacaagctgtatactactgggggcaagctgtatactacaggggcaggctgtatactactggggcaagctgtattctactgggggcagtgctgtaaactactgggggcaagctgtatactactggggcaagctgtatactactgggggaaggctgtatactactgggggcaggctgtatactactggggcaggctgtatactactgggggcaggctgtatactactgggggcaggctgtatactactgggggcaggctggctatatactgggtgggggggtctgtgaccaatgcatttcccaccctcggcttatactcgagtcaataggttttaccagtttttgatggtaaaattaggggtctcggcttatactcgggtcggcttatactcgagtatatacggtaatcatatTATGCCATGTAATGGTAAAGTGTTTTGCATGGTGCCTTATGCATGAACAATTTAGGCCGTAATCTGATTGCAACATGGttgttaacatttgtatttactaaacacaatgttaacaaaatgttttttgtcaATGTATGTTCCCGGAAAGCCACATTTTCAGCAGCAGCATCTCATTACATTGGGAGCAGGGTCTTGATGCATACAGTACACTGAGGGACTCCATAGATGTGCAGCAGTTTCTTGAAAGGGTTTAATGCATAGGTTAAATAATAGGATTGATTTGTATATCACATAAATGCTACTATTCTATATCCCAACCCCATTAAAAACAGTCATAACAAGTATGATACATTCTCTGACATGTGTGTACATTTACATCACCTGTGTGGAGGAGCATTTATGCAGAAAAATAATTAATCCCAGTCCAATTAACTCCATCTGCTTGCATGCACAGACTGAAGTAACTCCTGaagattataatatattttaatagCAATTCTGTCAAGGATTGGCCAGTTTTCAATGTCTAATTTTTAGCTGTACCGCTCCCTTTCCCACTGCTGCAATGCTGGTTAAAAGAGAGCAcaatcctctgtgctgccggtGAGAGCTGAACGTGTGCTGTATGGGGGCTCCCAATAGTCTACTTACAGGTGAGTCTCATGCAGTGATGCTTAAGGTTCTCATTTGTTACTATATATTATGTTAAGGAACATTACATTACTATTGTTTAACGCAAATGCTTGCAGGGAATTCTAGAATGTCTTTGAGAGCAGTTTGTCCTTGTGCTATCCACTGATACAATTTATAAGACAAGGACAAATTAATTTCTATGAGCTTATACACACGGTAGTGGTTTCCATGTACAAGTGTATGAGCAGACTGTCTTAGccgcaaaactcagagcaggtcctatttctgctCACTCAGGCTTTATTGTAGTAATCGGCATGTGAGCACGCTTCACACACCAAAGACATATCGGCCACCATCAACAGACTTTGGATCTGTTGATTTCGCCCTGAGTTCATATAAATGTAGCCGCATACAGATGTTGCGTTTTTGAGGCATTGGAAACAAATGCTTTTTTAATATAGCCGAAAACCAGTTTGCAAatgcttttgcaagtcacgcatgtgaaaaaaagcaccatacaagtctatggagatgcataaaaaacgcattgcactctgagacacatgcaagtccaatgcgtttttcactgatcaattgccatggaCAAGAGAccacagtcctgagtccttttcatgtgCGTTATCTGCCATGAAAACACCAAATAAAAcatacgtgaaaaactgagacattgATCAAACTCTGACTTAAAACTGTTTGAATTCTGAATTTCACTGACCTAACCCTGATCCcatcctgatcagactctgacatgatacgcaacgcaagtgtgaaaggggcctatctgggtttttttttccatttttcagatGGTTGACTACAATTAGATGATGTCATTTTTAAAGCCTGGATCAGTGAAAGAAAAACAGATATGAAAAAACACATGGAAAATAATGGGAATGTGGCAATGCATGAAAATCATGGATTGCATACTGACATAATTCACACTAGTGTAAAAGAGGCCTAAAACCAACACTCAGACAAGGCTCATCATTTTCTTACAGATTTGCAACAAATGAACATGATTTTTcaatatacaaaaattaaaatgccCATGTTTAttgtcacatgaaagcagatGCTGATACTGAATTCCAGTGAGCCAGCATCCCAAGTTGGCTGTCTGTgttcggctacattcacactgccgtatgggggacgtaccgTTCCTTAGCCGGGAGAAAGGTAGGACATATCGTATGTTTccccgtgccccatgtttctctatagaGAGGAACGGGGGTGAGCGCACCACAGATCACTTCACTAAGCGCAGCAATTGGCCATAACCACTCGCCATAACAGCatattcttccacatctttcattcgtatcggccccctgaggccaccaatacagttgaaaaaaaagaGCAAATTCACACTATAATAGTAGCTTCTCTCTAGGgtcactctgtacaggaagaatcgtgggtccagcaggatgacctccaaagacagtgcacttctgtcaaaaccttctcactttttccaCAGTTCAAAACAGCCAATGCAGtgccactttaaaatagcactgacagCAACAtcccttaagttgcctgggactgtaggaagatttagtgtttggtgaactctgtcctggggcgatggcctgagtgcccgcagaaagggctctgagtgccacctttggcacccgtgccataggttcgccaacactgtttTAGGCACTTAATACATCCCTCCCCTGCGCTGGCCTTTGGGGTTGTTGATTGTTTTTGTGGTTGTCTGTTAGGCTGGAAGCACATGAGTTGCAATTTTACTTTGGCACCACTGTTACACATGGAAGCAATGACTCCTTATATCCGATATCACTATGTGTGCTTTCATGCGTGCTACTAATGCTAGAACACTGGGCATGCCTCGGCACAATCACATATGGGTTTCCAGTGAAAAAAATGCGATTAGTTCAAAGTGTGTCCGCACCCTCAAATGCATGGAATGCCATCCACTGCTATGAAATTcaaaacataaatattaaaaatgttattaCATACCCAACCTCAGTATGAATTTTAGTTTAGTGATGAAAATTCAGGATGATTGTATGATGGTTACCAGTTATCACATTGTTTTCCTAGGAAACCTTAAGATAGCATACTGTGATGTGGCTCCTCCTGCTGGCATTAGTGGGTCTTCTGCTCCTATACAGATGGTACAGGCAGAATCAAATACTGGAGAATCTGTCCGATAAATTTGTTTTCATAACTGGATGTGACACTGGATTTGGAAACCTGCTTGCAAAGCAACTGGACAAACGTGGAATGAAAGTGCTGGCAGCATGCCTAACAAAGCAAGGGGCTGAAAATCTAAGAAAAGAATCAAGTCGATTACAATCAATAGTCTTGGATGTTACAGACAGTCAAAGTGTGAGCTCAGCTGCCAAGTGGGCCACTCGTGTTGTTGGAGATGAAGGTAATAACAGACACAGGCTATTAACAAAACTTTAGTATCAATCAATAAAAGTAGAATGTTGTGTCAGAACATCCTATTGGTATTGATGTCACAGCCCCTATAAATGTGTGATCCTGAGTGATATCCAGCATTAGCTTGCTGACTGAGTGTAGGGACATTTGTGTCTGCACTATGTGTTAAAGGGTATTTCCACGAAGAAAAGTTTCTTAAATTTACTCAAaataacaaagtaacacattctcgaattcactgttattaacaaaaatacatgttccagatataattccaacctgtctctatcagtcctggtgtacacaatctcAGTTGCCCCTCgtttccgaccctgtatcttcttaCTTTAGGATCGGCAGCCattttgcttttctgtctgacggCCGTCAAGCTGAGATATTCTCTATCTGTactccctgcattccaggacgggcactcactgatacacagacactgacttcctgctggcatgtacacagcgtgaggagaactacaagctagaggcagataagttctttatccagggaagaGGAGGCAGGTACAGCAGATCTGATTGTGTGGTTGTAGCTGATATATAGCCAGAGCGGGAGAGTGTACTtgagtgtaatatgcatctcacggatctcatcatctctgatctgtctcgtctctctcttcctatgtgtcagatactagcacaatgttcagaaggtaaattaaagtgtagataaaccttgtaccctgataatctaaccacattgtcagctcacagaactagatggattataatgtgtctgcttagaagtCCCCGCCCGCACCCTGAAATCTTACACTGATCACCATTGAGTGCTAGGAGctaaaaacagtaataaaacaagtaaaattgtgaagtaaaggctTAAAAATGATccttactgtgtaaacatcactaggagattaaaatttgagaattttctttcatgggcaaacccctttaaggataagtgAAGGGCTTGTAGTCTGGAGCTGATAGGAGAAGCACAGAGAAAGTCTCTTGGGAAGCAGGCTGACGTTGATCATTTGGGGAAGTCCATAAACCCTGCTCATTGCTGCTGTTGAAAATCTTTTTGGAGTCAATAGTTTCACACCTGAAAGGACTAGCTATACATTTTGTAGTAACGCACAGTGATGGCAACACACAAACACCCTCCCAGTGCATTAAAATAGTGTCATAAACATGCAATTTGTGAGAAAATGAATTCTATTAgaacttttgaaaaaaatttgcTGACTCGGTCTAAATATGTTTTTAGTgtgtttatataaaaaatgaaccAAGTTGATtaggattaaaaaaaagtttttttttctgttttatacaTACCCTATTTGTCTCTGTCAAAACAAAGTCTGTGTAGTCTGATCTCTCCTCCTTTCCATTCATCTTTTACCTCTTGTCTAACCTGATGTATGTAGGCTATAAAGGAGTACAGCTGTAGGACCAAGCAAGCAGGACCATATTTTACAGTATCTCTGTACATTGGTAGaatgtacattttattatataaacttTTTATTTCAGGTTTATGGGGCCTCGTAAATAATGCTGGTTTTGGAAATGCCTTGGCTCCTAATGCATGGCAAACAAAAGCAGATTTTGAAAAAGTGCTGAACATAAATTTACTTGGTGCTTTTGATGTGACCGTGAACTTCTTACCTCTAATCATAAAGGCGAGGGGTCGGATTGTGAATGTTTCTAGTTGTGCTGGAAGACTGTCCTTCATCGGGGGAGGATATTGTCCATCTAAGTTTGGAGTTGAAGCTTTATCTGATAGCCTCCGGTAAGCATCTagtttattttaacattttacgGTTTTAAttccataaataaatatataaaacatacaacGTATAATACCTATCACCAAGATATCTAATCATGTAAACTGTGTGATGGGATGAAACAATGTTGGCATAGTCTAGTAGAGACCTAGGTAGAGTGTGAGCAAAGGGGAGGTTACTTGTTCTcacaatagggcttatttactaagggtccacggctgCACTTTCAAAGGATTATCcggcgttttcgggatttgcgccgctgtgccAGGTATTTGGggactggggattgtgtcgcaggtgATCGGATTGTATGGCagatgcgctggctttcatgcgcaggatttaactttgtgtcgcaagacaatgcacttacatgcaccagtaagaagaaggtgaactccatcggacctgaacagggacgcgacacatgcaggatataatgcaaacgatcttagtgaatcgcagcagagtgcattccggtcggacagtgcacttttgTCAACTCATGGGGATCAGGTAAATAAATGGGGCAGATTAATCACGCTGTGTGAAAGTCAGACTATTCtagttggcaaccaatcacagctcagctttcattttaccagtgctcatgaatattttaaaggggagctgtgattggttgccatgggcaactaaaaattttctgactttcagacagctcgaTAATTCTGCGCAGTGTGTCTCTTGCCTCGGCCCTAGTGCATCTGAAATAGGCTATATTCCCCCAGCTCATGACAAATAACTCATGTTAGCATGCCGCTAGTAGTTTTAATTTGACCAAGGTTATTTAAAAATCTgttatatatatgcaacatccctgctgatacaaggcagaggggttgttgcgaatatgtcccaatatgtagcttgcaacctgtgtggagtctgatcaaccccacagcaggtcactacacaacacgcggaacactgcagcggtagatcctgcctggtaaggcaggagttaattgtttaatgtgatctCATTCCATCGGCCAATCACATCTGTTAtcttattgtattgtaagctgggatgccattggaggagtaaccaccacctgaccagtgggagtaaaaaaaaccctgctcaggaaagttctagaggcaGTCAGTCAGGGAGTCTAGTGAGGTGAAGCAGACTAGACAGAGAGAGCACTTGATCAgaagtctgacaggagtcagtcAGACAGACCAGTCCAGTCTGACAGGAGTCAGACAAAGTAGTGAGACAGTatagctctgaggagttagtgagagtaaaagggtatcatcctacctccaagggtgatatctgaagtaggactactaggacacagctatctcccagcctgcccttgcatccaggctggtgatcaatccctgtggttccctctccaagtgttCCCTCTCCCCAGCCTGCAGCATTTGTCAAGACTCGTTtggcacgttatccactgttcctgttggttccaataaagaactgtaagttgtttttgttcaacctctgcctccgtctggtccctgctactacagctgccatcatcacaggcaccctgtccaccacacagagactcatactctagacaccaaagggttgccccagggagatccgctatagcagcctctccctcatcatttcttgccaacaccacctgctggagacctgccaggctgtaggacagccctccggtccccataccaagcaccgtgacactagcgtgcctaggccgcaaccgccagccactcaggtattctgggcctcggctgtctccaggccccaagaaaaggctcgccccggtgggggatgttgcatatgtatcaTTGTCTCGCTACCTATTGCTACATATGATATACTTTGATGAACCAAATAAAaactattgttaaaaaaaaataaaatctgatcTCACATTGACTTTtctatggttaaaggggttgtccgagactttataaaaaaaaacaaagatggcCCAGAAGGTATATGCGAGGCGGGTGGGTGTCAGGTCCGATCAAAAGCTGAATGCAGTGCTACTACCGcgcccatgtttgtttacatggggcacgaacCACAGCTATAGCAGCACAGGACACTTGGAGGGCGCCGGGAaatgagtacatgtttattttttaagcagccccctctcggccacctttgtttttttataaagtctcagacaaccccttttaagataTTATGGGAGGCATCTGTCATGAGTCATGTATCTTGTTTGCAGAAGAGAGCTGTATCATTTTGGAGTAAAGGTCTCAGTAATTGAACCAGGTGCTTTCCAAACACAAATAAGTGTAAAGGAACATCACTTAAAGAATCTGGATCGTTTGTGGTCGAATCTCTCCTCACCAATCAAAGACTACTTTGGAGAACAATACTACCAGAAATGTGAGTCAGTCTATTTGTAGAAAGATTTCTAGTTTATGTCCTGCAATTCTTTAagttatacagtatatgtagtacCAAATGCATAAGAGGTTACACATGTCCAATGTGACCCATAGATTAACCAAGGGTCCTACTGGTGTGCCCTTTAACAAGGAGGCACCATGGCCCCCATATTTTTATAGAATATTATTATTAACTTTGGTAGGTTTATAAGGT includes:
- the LOC140116520 gene encoding retinol dehydrogenase 7-like — translated: MWLLLLALVGLLLLYRWYRQNQILENLSDKFVFITGCDTGFGNLLAKQLDKRGMKVLAACLTKQGAENLRKESSRLQSIVLDVTDSQSVSSAAKWATRVVGDEGLWGLVNNAGFGNALAPNAWQTKADFEKVLNINLLGAFDVTVNFLPLIIKARGRIVNVSSCAGRLSFIGGGYCPSKFGVEALSDSLRRELYHFGVKVSVIEPGAFQTQISVKEHHLKNLDRLWSNLSSPIKDYFGEQYYQKYTKGLIYLLEKSSPKLYYVTDCMEHALTATHPWTRYSPGLDGKLYYIPVSYLPTVLSDYLLCRSSPKPAYGLK